The following proteins are encoded in a genomic region of Opitutus sp.:
- a CDS encoding ATP-binding cassette domain-containing protein, producing the protein MFRTQDLTVTTPDGAKTLLAGVAAEFPRVGLHAVVGPSGCGKTTLVKALLGLVPRTGRVEFDGAEVAEPGDLVGRVGFAPQFSIANPKLTVEESLAYALDLLVADDSARKERLDAILTTVGLDAARSTRVENLSGGQLRRLGLGLELVNDPDWLVCDEVTSGLDPRSEDQILDVLRGLATERGKSFICIIHNLAKLRSFDRITVLGQGAMLFQGSYPEFLAHFKIEDPLQLYERLNEKVLDLWKAQWVEAQQWNARAKAAAEPHGMGASGSTASVDQRRPSVVAQTWTLLRRRWQLFWRDRGNLMSVSAITFGFPVLVAIFALGGLPQISAIALDSNAGFLESLQQSIRHQREATQAANLVVGLVLFQVILLGLTGTNNGAREIAGERMVFEKERMNGLRASAYALSKVIFFTGLAGAQGAWMAIFVKSVCRFPGQWWVQISTLALSCVAMTLVSLGISAVARTAERASFSAVFLVGMQLPLSGVVLALPSYLLWICRPFVNAFWAWAGYFNAMTNTRIYDAFRLNNERWLPTAELALVVLALQALAGVGLVVYGCRRLRWGEA; encoded by the coding sequence ATGTTTCGCACTCAAGATCTGACGGTCACCACCCCGGACGGGGCTAAAACCCTGCTGGCTGGGGTGGCGGCGGAATTTCCGCGTGTGGGCCTGCACGCGGTGGTCGGGCCATCCGGTTGCGGCAAAACCACGCTCGTCAAGGCGCTGCTCGGACTGGTGCCACGCACCGGCCGGGTGGAATTCGACGGGGCTGAGGTGGCCGAACCGGGAGATCTGGTGGGGCGGGTGGGATTTGCGCCGCAGTTCAGCATCGCCAACCCCAAGCTTACGGTGGAGGAAAGCCTGGCCTACGCGCTGGATTTACTGGTCGCGGACGACTCGGCGCGAAAAGAGCGCCTCGATGCGATTTTGACGACGGTGGGCCTCGATGCGGCGCGATCCACTCGGGTGGAAAACCTCTCGGGTGGACAATTGCGGCGGCTGGGACTCGGGCTGGAGTTGGTCAACGATCCCGATTGGCTGGTGTGCGACGAAGTCACCTCGGGCCTCGACCCACGCTCGGAGGATCAAATCTTGGACGTGCTGCGCGGGCTGGCGACGGAGCGCGGCAAGTCGTTTATCTGCATCATCCACAACCTGGCGAAACTACGCAGTTTTGACCGGATCACGGTGCTAGGCCAAGGGGCCATGCTGTTTCAAGGGAGTTATCCGGAGTTTTTGGCGCATTTTAAGATCGAGGACCCGCTGCAGCTTTACGAGCGGTTGAACGAAAAGGTATTGGACTTGTGGAAGGCGCAGTGGGTGGAGGCACAGCAATGGAATGCGCGGGCGAAGGCGGCTGCCGAGCCCCATGGCATGGGCGCAAGCGGATCCACTGCTTCAGTGGATCAACGTCGTCCGAGCGTGGTGGCGCAGACGTGGACGCTGTTGCGGCGGCGGTGGCAGCTTTTTTGGAGAGACCGGGGTAATCTGATGTCGGTAAGCGCGATCACCTTTGGGTTTCCGGTACTCGTCGCGATCTTCGCTTTGGGGGGACTACCGCAAATCAGCGCCATCGCCCTCGACTCGAACGCGGGATTTCTGGAGTCGCTGCAACAAAGCATCCGCCACCAACGCGAGGCAACCCAGGCGGCCAACCTGGTCGTCGGACTGGTGTTGTTTCAGGTTATCTTGCTCGGGCTTACCGGCACGAACAACGGGGCTCGGGAAATAGCGGGCGAGCGCATGGTTTTTGAGAAGGAGCGGATGAACGGGCTGCGCGCCTCGGCCTATGCACTCTCCAAGGTGATCTTTTTTACCGGCCTAGCTGGGGCGCAGGGCGCGTGGATGGCAATATTCGTCAAGTCAGTGTGCCGATTTCCGGGGCAATGGTGGGTGCAGATTTCCACGCTGGCGTTGTCGTGCGTGGCGATGACCCTCGTGAGCTTGGGGATATCGGCGGTGGCACGGACGGCGGAGCGGGCGTCGTTCTCCGCCGTGTTTTTAGTCGGCATGCAACTGCCGTTGTCCGGAGTGGTGCTGGCGCTGCCGAGTTATTTGCTTTGGATCTGCCGCCCTTTCGTGAATGCCTTTTGGGCCTGGGCGGGATATTTTAACGCGATGACGAACACGCGGATTTATGACGCGTTCCGGCTGAACAACGAACGCTGGTTACCCACGGCGGAGCTGGCGTTGGTGGTGCTCGCGCTGCAAGCGCTGGCGGGTGTGGGGTTGGTTGTTTATGGCTGCCGCCGACTGCGGTGGGGCGAGGCGTGA
- a CDS encoding thioredoxin family protein, with translation MRRIFPFFALLALTSLPLFSAEAKWQTNYEVALKQASTEKKPLVIDFTGSDWCGWCIRLDKEVFSQPAFVSYAGQKLVLLKVDFPRKTPLPEAQAAKNKELARNYRVRGYPTIIVLDPAGKQIGQLGYEKGGPKVWLAELEKITLPAPGSKP, from the coding sequence ATGCGCCGCATTTTCCCCTTCTTCGCTCTTTTGGCCCTCACTTCGCTTCCTCTGTTCTCCGCCGAAGCCAAATGGCAAACCAACTACGAAGTCGCCCTCAAGCAGGCCTCAACTGAGAAAAAACCTCTCGTGATCGACTTTACTGGTTCCGATTGGTGCGGTTGGTGCATCCGCCTCGATAAGGAAGTGTTTTCCCAACCCGCCTTCGTGAGCTACGCCGGCCAAAAGCTAGTTTTGCTCAAGGTGGATTTCCCTCGAAAGACTCCGCTTCCAGAAGCGCAGGCAGCCAAAAACAAAGAACTCGCCCGTAATTATCGAGTGCGTGGCTATCCCACGATTATCGTGCTCGATCCCGCCGGTAAACAAATCGGGCAACTCGGGTACGAAAAGGGTGGACCAAAGGTTTGGCTCGCGGAATTGGAAAAAATCACCCTCCCAGCTCCCGGCTCCAAGCCATAA
- a CDS encoding GNAT family N-acetyltransferase → MEPDNFANPLPSSIDAPYVVETIGAEDKRFQEVIAMWGIERKTLGLFPVGAFEARAQAGHLLVASTPAGSVLGYLTYRAQRRLNCAVIIHLCVARDVRGRSVSDSLWGALKRESIRLGWDSVRLKCRRDYHHTHKLWKRLGFVARTDVDGRSRAGSELTLWVHALRPENLLQFSGGEDDDRLKAVIDANVFYDLRGNKGNRDEESTVLLEPWLEESVMLCVVDELHNEIDRREEREDRDYFHREAQQFKELNGFSEEYDKAYGIAVELLGEPGKSESKRSDRKQLAKAATGKADVFITRDTQILDAAADIERRLGLRVMTPGELSSKLDEAERAHVYQPARLSGTTLIQRVIRADDLDLVVSVFQASQAGETKSELTRAMRANLAQIRGVCPPEMLVVWQDENSPLAFFVRTVDRQNNRVLVDFLRVAPGGMERTLLRHILLSLVRENSDGGLAELRICDPYLVPAANEALRELHFESDTDGWRRLTPAIVGDRGQLCRLLSDREGDAANRDDEIAKVELPAPVMEERYWPAKVLGEGVDTYIISIKATWAAQLFDKHLAEEELFGAFARLALNREQVYYRSARAAGLSAPARILWYVCKDDGTDGAMAIRACSRLLSFETGTAKELFRRYQRIGIYQWREILAAADNKPFADIMAIRFADTESFTQPVPVAVVRSLGIKSQFQSPTKITEAQFAAIYKFGMNRSQP, encoded by the coding sequence ATGGAACCTGACAACTTCGCCAACCCTCTACCGTCCTCTATTGACGCTCCTTATGTAGTAGAGACAATTGGTGCTGAGGATAAGCGGTTTCAAGAGGTTATAGCCATGTGGGGAATTGAGCGTAAGACGCTCGGCTTATTCCCCGTAGGTGCGTTTGAGGCACGTGCGCAGGCCGGTCATCTACTGGTTGCTTCAACCCCAGCCGGTTCGGTCTTGGGTTACCTTACCTACCGCGCGCAGCGACGGTTAAACTGCGCAGTCATCATTCACCTATGCGTGGCACGAGACGTACGGGGGCGAAGTGTTTCGGATTCCTTGTGGGGCGCCCTGAAGCGGGAATCGATAAGATTGGGCTGGGACAGTGTGCGGCTGAAATGCCGTCGGGATTACCATCATACGCATAAGCTGTGGAAACGCCTCGGCTTTGTTGCACGGACAGACGTTGACGGTCGCAGTCGTGCCGGAAGCGAGTTGACCCTGTGGGTTCATGCCTTGCGGCCGGAAAATCTTCTTCAATTTTCGGGCGGTGAAGATGACGACCGATTAAAAGCAGTCATCGACGCCAATGTATTTTACGATCTGCGAGGGAATAAGGGAAATCGTGACGAAGAGTCCACCGTGTTGCTAGAGCCGTGGCTTGAGGAGTCAGTGATGCTGTGCGTGGTGGATGAGTTGCACAATGAAATTGACCGGCGCGAAGAGCGCGAAGACCGGGATTATTTCCATCGTGAAGCGCAGCAATTCAAGGAACTGAATGGTTTTTCGGAGGAATACGATAAAGCCTATGGAATTGCAGTGGAACTCCTCGGGGAGCCGGGGAAATCTGAGAGCAAGCGCTCTGACCGAAAACAATTGGCCAAGGCCGCTACAGGAAAAGCGGATGTATTCATAACACGAGATACGCAAATCCTCGATGCGGCGGCGGATATTGAACGACGCTTGGGATTGCGCGTGATGACCCCAGGGGAATTGAGTAGTAAATTGGATGAAGCCGAAAGGGCTCACGTTTATCAACCGGCACGGCTGTCAGGCACGACCTTGATCCAGCGGGTAATACGGGCCGATGACCTTGATCTTGTCGTTTCGGTTTTCCAGGCATCGCAAGCAGGAGAAACGAAGAGCGAATTAACGAGGGCAATGCGGGCTAATCTGGCCCAAATACGGGGTGTTTGCCCGCCGGAGATGTTGGTTGTCTGGCAAGACGAGAACAGTCCCCTCGCATTTTTTGTCAGGACTGTGGATCGTCAAAACAACCGTGTGCTGGTCGATTTTTTGCGCGTAGCGCCTGGCGGCATGGAGCGAACGCTGCTCCGCCATATCCTGCTCTCGTTGGTGCGAGAAAACAGCGATGGCGGGTTAGCTGAATTGAGAATTTGCGATCCGTATCTCGTGCCGGCTGCAAACGAGGCATTGAGGGAGTTGCATTTCGAAAGCGACACCGATGGATGGCGACGCCTGACTCCCGCAATAGTTGGTGACCGAGGCCAACTGTGCCGTCTTCTTTCGGATCGGGAGGGCGATGCTGCGAACCGCGATGATGAGATCGCCAAGGTGGAACTGCCAGCGCCAGTGATGGAGGAGCGGTATTGGCCTGCAAAGGTTTTGGGTGAAGGAGTCGACACTTACATCATTTCGATAAAGGCGACGTGGGCAGCCCAGCTCTTTGACAAACATCTTGCCGAAGAAGAGCTTTTTGGGGCCTTTGCACGCCTCGCGCTGAATCGGGAGCAGGTGTATTACCGTAGTGCGAGGGCGGCAGGCCTTTCTGCACCGGCCCGCATTCTTTGGTATGTATGCAAGGATGACGGCACCGATGGTGCGATGGCTATCCGTGCATGCTCCCGCCTCCTTTCATTTGAAACCGGAACCGCCAAGGAGCTATTCAGGCGGTATCAGCGCATCGGCATCTATCAGTGGCGCGAGATTCTGGCGGCGGCGGATAACAAGCCATTCGCGGACATCATGGCCATACGCTTTGCAGACACAGAGTCGTTTACGCAGCCGGTGCCGGTAGCCGTAGTGCGCAGCCTTGGCATAAAGTCACAATTCCAGTCGCCAACCAAGATCACCGAGGCTCAATTTGCGGCGATTTACAAATTCGGCATGAACCGCTCGCAACCATGA
- a CDS encoding DoxX family protein produces the protein MSPRPSSITSEHSARLGGDQPASTDRRAGLFRWVGWGARITLAGLFLWAGIRKAMEPELFLQDIESYELLPYRWAWLMSIWLPFLEITAAVALLMTLKWAQAGALVIGGLLLVFLGAIISGWVRGLTLSCGCFGASTEPANYLWLVVRDVLMLGLVAVVVKTSGGLPTKHTK, from the coding sequence ATGTCGCCTCGACCAAGCTCAATCACCTCTGAACACTCTGCTCGCCTTGGCGGAGACCAACCGGCGTCCACTGACCGCCGCGCGGGATTGTTTCGCTGGGTTGGCTGGGGTGCCCGGATTACGCTGGCAGGTCTATTTCTCTGGGCTGGTATCCGAAAGGCGATGGAGCCGGAGCTGTTTTTACAGGACATCGAATCCTACGAGCTTCTGCCCTACCGCTGGGCTTGGTTGATGTCGATTTGGCTGCCGTTTTTGGAAATCACCGCTGCGGTGGCGCTGTTGATGACGCTTAAATGGGCTCAGGCTGGGGCGCTGGTGATCGGCGGGCTATTGCTCGTATTCCTTGGTGCTATCATCTCAGGGTGGGTGCGGGGGCTCACTCTGTCGTGTGGGTGTTTTGGGGCATCGACGGAACCAGCCAATTACTTGTGGCTGGTTGTGAGGGATGTGCTGATGTTGGGGCTGGTGGCGGTGGTGGTGAAAACCTCTGGCGGGTTGCCCACGAAACACACGAAATGA
- a CDS encoding DUF935 family protein, with the protein MSPSPIIRPTARDFEPQLFGRSLSPDAIGELLDAGARGDLAAQSDLFNLMEDTWPRLRANLQKIKNAIRKLPLNVQPYTPKNGKPSATAQEKAAFVESALHLQRGYVDTTRAPLGSAVYELMDAVARGLSVVEIDWANDTTGYVVPVGFRRVPTRYLGIDTDGTLALRPSGAKRSASSSQLTPFAKHPGKFLTGIFQSKSGALGEAAQLRALAPLWLGHMLGWEWLVQKAELFGTPLRWANYPATATQVEIDAITSALRNMGTASWGAFPQGTNLQIMQGTTPGVSGPNDPSERLMGIADRACDIMLLGQNLSVEHNGEGSRAATEVHREVELDLFETYAEYIVAILNDQLIPQLIAQNWGTADEVPFVEVEITRPEREQEMATRDKTLFVDMGLPVSLQYLYERHKVPSPAPSEALFQPAKPTAPSVPAASAPNTTKACGCGCGAPIDATSESAASLAGRQAAAEAAFPQELAQAEAAGDYLVWDAILDGRTTEVCLGRHGHRWGDGWFSPPPAHYNCRSSLIRVPKAAYQPPK; encoded by the coding sequence ATGTCCCCATCACCCATCATCCGCCCCACCGCTCGCGACTTTGAGCCCCAACTCTTCGGCCGCAGCCTCTCCCCCGACGCCATTGGTGAACTCCTCGACGCCGGTGCCCGTGGCGACCTCGCCGCCCAAAGCGACTTGTTCAACCTGATGGAAGACACCTGGCCGCGCCTGCGTGCCAACCTCCAGAAGATCAAAAACGCCATCCGCAAGCTGCCCCTCAACGTCCAGCCCTACACCCCAAAGAACGGCAAACCCTCCGCCACGGCCCAAGAAAAGGCCGCCTTCGTTGAATCGGCTTTGCACCTCCAACGCGGTTACGTGGACACCACTCGCGCCCCGCTCGGTTCCGCCGTGTACGAACTGATGGACGCCGTTGCCCGCGGCCTCTCCGTGGTCGAAATCGACTGGGCCAACGACACCACCGGTTACGTGGTGCCGGTCGGCTTTCGTCGCGTCCCGACCCGTTACCTCGGCATCGACACCGACGGCACCCTCGCGCTCCGTCCGTCTGGCGCCAAGCGCTCAGCTTCAAGCTCCCAGCTAACCCCCTTCGCCAAACACCCCGGCAAATTCCTCACCGGCATCTTTCAGTCCAAATCCGGTGCCCTAGGTGAAGCCGCCCAACTCCGTGCACTGGCTCCGCTCTGGCTCGGTCACATGCTCGGCTGGGAGTGGCTCGTCCAAAAAGCCGAACTCTTCGGGACGCCGCTGCGCTGGGCCAACTATCCCGCGACCGCCACCCAGGTGGAAATCGACGCCATCACCTCCGCCCTGCGCAACATGGGCACGGCCTCCTGGGGTGCGTTCCCCCAAGGCACCAACTTGCAAATCATGCAGGGCACCACCCCGGGCGTATCCGGTCCCAACGACCCGAGCGAACGCCTCATGGGAATCGCAGACCGCGCCTGCGACATCATGCTGCTGGGGCAAAACCTCTCCGTTGAACACAACGGCGAAGGTAGCCGTGCCGCCACGGAAGTTCACCGAGAAGTGGAGTTGGATCTCTTCGAAACCTACGCCGAATACATCGTCGCGATCCTCAACGACCAACTCATCCCTCAACTGATCGCCCAAAACTGGGGCACTGCCGACGAAGTCCCCTTCGTCGAAGTCGAAATCACCCGCCCCGAGCGTGAGCAGGAAATGGCCACTCGCGACAAAACCCTGTTTGTGGACATGGGCCTGCCCGTCTCCCTGCAATACCTTTACGAACGCCACAAAGTCCCGTCGCCCGCCCCAAGCGAAGCCCTGTTTCAACCGGCCAAACCCACCGCCCCATCAGTGCCAGCGGCCTCTGCGCCCAACACCACCAAGGCCTGCGGTTGCGGATGTGGTGCGCCCATCGATGCCACCAGCGAGTCCGCCGCATCCCTCGCCGGTCGCCAAGCCGCTGCCGAGGCGGCCTTCCCCCAAGAACTCGCCCAGGCCGAAGCCGCCGGTGATTATCTGGTTTGGGATGCGATCCTCGACGGCCGCACCACCGAGGTGTGTCTCGGTCGCCACGGTCACCGCTGGGGTGACGGCTGGTTTTCCCCGCCGCCCGCCCACTACAACTGCCGCAGCTCCCTGATCCGCGTCCCCAAAGCCGCCTACCAGCCGCCCAAGTGA
- a CDS encoding AAA family ATPase, protein MSLRYTSPSASAGPLDLIERARRYLAKIPPAVSGQHGHDQTFAVACTLVQGFGLAVADAAPLFAEYNARCSPPWSEPDLTHKLTDADRAASPTEGRGHLARSTGPSSPMSHHSPNPTNGHLSLGIGHSEGEAFEVFLRACFEPADVLSIAPGTLHPEAERAIPENGGVNILTRDAWIERASSRGGIAHVFSGHHGLFIRINPVRHGAEGTDEDVTALRHVLVESDVISKPEQERQLRASGLPIAALIDSAGNSVHAWVRIDAKNREEYHARREKVWASLPGFQIDKANKNPSRFSRCPGGLRNEGVQRLLAVNLGASSFSAWEAQHVDARDIVTGNTFCAENEPDPPQLIEGILFQGAKMIIAGPSKSRKTWNLTDLAISVSLGRPWCGFQTRAASVLYVNLEIAKFSYRKRIRLVCAGREFMPDDLSRFHIWNRRGKDNEITELSTRLRQQVARVGAELIIIDPIYKTYGDREENSNTEMAQVLNELEKLAHDTHTAVLIAAHFPKGNLTGRDAIDRVAGASVFGRDPDALLIMSPHEQPEAFTITPILRDLPPQPEFVIQWTTHHFERIAADPKAIQGRDNKPASARRETSFIPGSHRAMFSSMPPLANSANPEESAVIAYISAKLTAAGKDPTKAVSVFHTIRHPDRGMLIFDRASKTWKGVNYVAAE, encoded by the coding sequence ATGTCCCTGCGCTACACCTCGCCCTCCGCCAGCGCCGGGCCGCTCGACCTGATCGAGCGCGCCCGGCGTTATCTCGCCAAAATACCGCCCGCCGTTTCGGGCCAGCATGGCCACGACCAGACCTTCGCCGTTGCCTGCACATTGGTGCAGGGCTTCGGCCTGGCGGTGGCCGACGCCGCCCCGCTTTTTGCCGAGTACAACGCCCGTTGCTCGCCCCCGTGGTCCGAGCCTGACCTCACCCACAAACTGACCGACGCCGACCGCGCCGCATCACCCACCGAAGGCCGCGGCCACCTCGCCCGCTCCACCGGCCCCTCATCCCCCATGTCCCATCATTCTCCCAATCCTACCAATGGTCATTTGTCATTGGGCATTGGTCATTCCGAAGGCGAAGCCTTCGAGGTCTTCCTCCGCGCCTGTTTCGAGCCGGCCGATGTCTTGTCCATCGCCCCTGGCACGCTTCACCCCGAAGCCGAGCGCGCCATCCCTGAAAACGGTGGCGTCAACATCCTCACCCGTGACGCCTGGATCGAACGCGCCTCTTCACGCGGAGGCATCGCCCACGTGTTCAGTGGGCATCATGGTCTGTTCATCCGCATCAACCCGGTGCGCCACGGAGCCGAGGGCACCGACGAAGATGTAACCGCCCTGCGTCACGTGCTGGTTGAAAGCGACGTGATCTCCAAGCCCGAGCAGGAACGCCAGCTCCGCGCCTCCGGTCTGCCCATCGCTGCGCTGATCGACTCAGCCGGTAACTCGGTGCACGCGTGGGTGCGGATTGACGCGAAGAACCGCGAAGAATACCACGCCCGCCGCGAGAAAGTCTGGGCATCCTTGCCCGGCTTCCAGATCGACAAGGCCAATAAAAACCCGTCGCGCTTTTCCCGTTGCCCCGGCGGCCTGCGCAATGAGGGCGTGCAACGCCTCCTCGCCGTGAATCTCGGGGCCTCCTCGTTCTCTGCGTGGGAAGCCCAGCATGTAGACGCCCGCGACATTGTCACCGGTAACACGTTCTGCGCTGAGAACGAACCGGATCCACCCCAGCTCATCGAAGGCATCCTGTTTCAAGGCGCGAAGATGATCATCGCCGGACCGTCCAAGAGCCGGAAGACCTGGAATCTAACTGACCTCGCCATCTCGGTTTCTTTGGGGCGTCCATGGTGCGGCTTTCAAACCCGTGCCGCCTCCGTCCTCTACGTGAACCTGGAGATTGCCAAATTCAGCTACCGGAAGCGCATCCGCCTAGTCTGTGCCGGTCGCGAGTTCATGCCCGATGACCTGTCTCGCTTCCACATCTGGAATCGGCGCGGCAAGGACAACGAAATCACTGAACTTTCTACCCGACTTCGCCAGCAGGTCGCGCGAGTCGGAGCCGAACTCATCATCATCGACCCAATCTATAAGACCTACGGGGACCGTGAGGAGAATTCAAATACCGAGATGGCGCAGGTCTTGAACGAGCTCGAAAAGTTGGCCCACGACACCCATACAGCGGTTCTGATCGCGGCCCATTTCCCCAAGGGTAACCTCACCGGACGCGACGCCATCGACCGCGTTGCCGGTGCATCAGTCTTCGGCCGTGATCCAGACGCCTTACTGATCATGTCACCCCATGAACAGCCGGAGGCGTTCACCATCACACCGATCCTGCGCGACCTACCCCCGCAACCCGAGTTCGTGATCCAGTGGACCACCCATCACTTCGAGCGTATCGCCGCCGACCCGAAGGCGATTCAGGGGCGCGACAACAAACCTGCCTCCGCCCGTCGTGAGACTAGTTTCATACCCGGCAGCCACCGCGCCATGTTCTCCAGCATGCCACCGCTGGCCAACTCGGCAAACCCCGAGGAAAGCGCCGTGATCGCCTACATTTCCGCCAAGCTGACGGCAGCGGGGAAAGACCCCACCAAGGCGGTATCGGTCTTCCATACGATCCGCCACCCTGACAGGGGCATGCTCATCTTCGACCGTGCCTCCAAGACGTGGAAAGGAGTCAACTATGTCGCCGCAGAATAA
- a CDS encoding PIN domain-containing protein, protein MKLFIDTSVLLAAAGSAKGASRYLFTHAETNGWELLSSLYCVEETDRNARKLGPKALPYWRSSLLPRLTLVPIELAYDKVLVFPKSKDRPVLLSALGAEADALLTLDEADFQKVIGSQVYSLQVRSPGQFLIDQREAGLL, encoded by the coding sequence GTGAAACTTTTCATTGATACCAGCGTCCTGCTGGCGGCCGCAGGTTCGGCCAAGGGGGCCTCGCGTTACCTGTTTACCCACGCCGAAACCAATGGGTGGGAGTTGCTCTCATCGCTTTATTGCGTCGAGGAGACGGACCGCAACGCCCGCAAGCTCGGCCCCAAAGCCTTGCCGTATTGGCGTTCATCGCTCCTCCCTCGGCTCACCCTTGTCCCCATCGAGCTCGCCTACGACAAGGTACTGGTTTTCCCCAAATCCAAAGATCGCCCCGTCCTGCTTTCCGCCTTGGGTGCCGAGGCTGACGCTTTACTCACGCTCGACGAAGCCGATTTCCAGAAGGTAATCGGGTCGCAGGTTTACAGTCTCCAAGTTCGCAGTCCTGGCCAATTCCTGATCGACCAGCGCGAAGCAGGCCTCCTCTGA
- a CDS encoding AbrB/MazE/SpoVT family DNA-binding domain-containing protein, translating into MTLTLPISKRGGLTLPPALRRKLGLDGLDSPLVIIEERDGGLFLQAAAAVPVRDIPREKLARWISRDEAEMATFTRAGKAKSKK; encoded by the coding sequence ATGACGCTTACACTTCCCATTAGCAAACGCGGTGGCCTCACCCTTCCTCCCGCTCTCCGCCGTAAGCTGGGGCTTGATGGTCTCGACAGCCCCCTGGTGATCATCGAGGAACGGGACGGGGGGCTTTTTCTGCAAGCCGCCGCCGCCGTCCCGGTGCGTGACATACCCCGTGAAAAACTAGCCCGCTGGATCTCACGTGATGAAGCCGAAATGGCCACCTTCACTCGCGCAGGGAAAGCCAAGTCAAAGAAGTGA
- a CDS encoding ASCH domain-containing protein, with amino-acid sequence MNPTALLISVKPRYADAIFSGSKTVELRRVRPRVVSGDLVMVYVSSPRCSLEGAFEVAEVIEASPAQLWKKMSTETGITREEFDVYFSGREIGYGIRIRKAWKLVPVSLARLRASKLRPPQSYHYVRRDHPAFAKAGKWTRTVR; translated from the coding sequence ATGAACCCCACCGCACTGCTGATATCGGTCAAACCTCGTTACGCGGATGCTATTTTCAGCGGATCAAAGACGGTAGAACTGCGTCGTGTTCGACCGCGTGTTGTTAGCGGGGATCTTGTGATGGTGTATGTCAGTTCCCCTCGATGCTCGTTGGAGGGGGCATTCGAGGTCGCCGAAGTAATCGAAGCTTCTCCCGCTCAACTCTGGAAGAAGATGTCTACTGAAACCGGCATTACGCGGGAGGAATTTGATGTGTATTTCTCCGGACGTGAGATCGGCTATGGCATCCGGATCAGGAAAGCGTGGAAACTTGTGCCGGTGTCATTGGCGCGACTTCGAGCATCAAAACTACGTCCGCCCCAAAGTTATCATTATGTACGGAGGGATCATCCGGCTTTTGCCAAGGCAGGTAAATGGACCAGGACGGTTCGATAG
- a CDS encoding DUF3102 domain-containing protein — translation MTAPKTKPVSLEILPAVATDGGIVLSIDLALAINAAFTKAQTLAGSAREKAQHAIVAAIDCGRLLERQKSSLPHGAWTDWLAVNCPEISGRTAQRYIRLSKTTHVSFFNDAHSLRQAYLATGVLPEPAPREAVQPDANTPVIQFTKGLDQFRRWYHRRTDDTPLAKWTPEARRLLRQELTWFKNLYDDLAA, via the coding sequence ATGACCGCGCCCAAAACTAAACCTGTCTCACTCGAAATCCTTCCCGCCGTAGCTACCGACGGGGGGATTGTTCTCTCCATCGACCTCGCGCTGGCGATCAATGCCGCCTTCACCAAGGCCCAAACCCTTGCTGGTTCGGCCCGAGAAAAGGCCCAGCACGCCATCGTTGCGGCCATCGACTGCGGGCGGTTACTCGAACGACAAAAGAGCAGTTTGCCCCATGGGGCTTGGACGGATTGGCTTGCCGTGAATTGTCCCGAAATCTCGGGACGAACGGCCCAACGCTACATTCGATTATCAAAAACGACACATGTGTCGTTTTTCAATGATGCCCACTCGTTGCGTCAGGCTTACCTCGCAACGGGGGTATTACCCGAACCGGCTCCACGCGAAGCCGTCCAGCCCGATGCGAATACACCGGTCATCCAATTCACGAAAGGGCTGGATCAGTTCCGGCGCTGGTACCACCGCCGCACCGACGACACCCCGCTGGCCAAGTGGACCCCCGAAGCACGCCGCCTGCTCCGGCAAGAACTCACCTGGTTCAAGAACCTCTACGACGACCTTGCGGCCTAA